One Aegilops tauschii subsp. strangulata cultivar AL8/78 chromosome 2, Aet v6.0, whole genome shotgun sequence genomic window, AGCAGCGAGGCCGCGATGgggccgacggcggcggcggagaaggcgCCCGCCGCGGCGGCGCGCCTGTGCGGGCGGGCGACGGAGGGCGGGAGGAAGGGGGTCTTGGACGCGGCGGTCGGCGGCCCGCGGAGGGCGAGCGGgctgggcgcggcggcggcgggcgcgtgGAGGAGGTAGGCGAGCATGGCGATTGGCAGAGATGCGATGGCTAACTGTAAACCGTGGGGCGCGCGTGTGTTCTGTACCTCACTCCTTCAGGTTTGCCACCTTCGTCAGTGCTGCTGCGTGGTGCGGAAGGAAAAAGGAGAAGCGAGAAAAAATAGATTGGTCCATAGAAACACTACGTAGATCTTTTAATCAGAATACACTAATTTTTGAACTATCATCCAAATTCAACATCTAATCAACCATGCGGATAGAGTTGTCGTGTTCCGCTTTGGATAAGAGCTGTGTATCACAAGTGTGCGTGACATGTCACTGGATTTTTACGAGGCGGGCCTAGGAAGGTTCATCGTGGTGCACGGTTTCTTGCTTTCTTTTCGATGGAATGAACCCAGGTAATATCTCAAACTATCCGAAATCACTTTCAACCGAGGTTTATTATCACTGGATTCGGTAACTCGGTATATTCAAATCATTATCGTTCTTGATCTTCAGATTGCTCGACTTGCATATATATTCAGTTTTAACGATTACTAAAACATCTAGCACTACGCGGCGACTCAGGCTATCATGTGGTGGCTTCAGATAATGGCGAAATGCTGAATGGGATGGAGTGCGACTGGAAGGACTTTGGGATAGGTACAATACAGCTTTCGGATGACAAACGGCGATGCTCTACTGGCTGCTTCCTTGCCGTGGAAACATACTGGGTTTTGGATTTTACAAGCTGATCGTCAGGAACCTTCCGGGCGGTCTGGCCCATGGAGGCCCAGCCAAGCACAATTTGCCCTTTTTCATTTCAACAACAACTCATTTCTTTGCTCACAATATATGGTTTGTTGAGGCGACCATCTCAGGGCAACAGTTATCATCAAAGTTGGACTTCAGAAGAAAAAGAATCATATGAACCTTTTGCAGCATCTTTACTCAATTCACAATTAGAAATGGACATCTTATACACAGAGTAGCTTGTGCCCCCGTATGATCACCCTGTATGTCGTGTATCTTGCATGTGTTACTACTACTGACTACTCTGCAGGAGCAGGACTCAGGTCCTCTGCCCTCCAGACAGGGAGGACCCCCTGGCCGGCCAGCCTCTTATGCACCCAGAACACCACGTACTGTGGAGTGATCCTCTTCTCGTCGATCAGGAACGGCTCGATGGTGCTCACCTCCATGGAGTAGGACGTCATCGCAAAGCCCTTGGGTCCTGCGGTTGTTAGCCCATCGAAGTGAGAATTCAGATTAGTTGAGACTAGAAATGATTTTATTGTGTAGTTTTTGGGCTATGAAGTGATTGATTACAGTAATGCGCGCCGAGAATTTCAAGAACAGCAAACTAGGTCAAGAAGGATTGTCTTGTCAACAGTACTCTCAGCAAGTCAACCAACATTGCATTGCACGCAAtttcaaaaaagaaagaaagcatTGCATTGCACGGGAAGAAACGGCATTGGACAGAAGGGTTTCAAAGTAAGTTTGTACCTGTGAGGTCTCCCTGTGGAAAGAAGGCCCAGAAGTAGTAGGGTATGTCTTCCTTCACGAAGGAACCTTCCAACTGCAAACCATCGACACCCAAAGGATCGATCAGAATGACACCAAAAGTGCATTGAAGTTGCTAGCATTGCGTGATGGCTGGAGAGTGAGGAAGCAAGTGCCAAAACGTACTAATACCTGTCCTGTGGCATGCAAATATGCAATGAGCCAATGCCATGCCTAGTACTAGATCCTAGTTACTCATAGCTTGCACGGTAATAGTGCAGTAGAGATGCCAAATCACGAGTATGTTGGGCCTGTGACTGTGGCGCAATCGCTTGTTGGTATGAATCACTGGTCTCACCGTGTTGTTCTGGAAAGTCAGCACGACTTGGGACACGTCCTCCTCGGCCTCCAGCGCGGTCTTGAGAGGAGGGATGATCTCTTCCTCCATCATCTCCGGCAGTGGCTTCGGCGGGGCCTTCTTCGGCTTGGCCGCTGCTGGCTTGGCTGCCGGCTTCGCCTCCGCGGCGGCGGCTTCCTTCTTGTCACCGCCCGCATCCTTCGTCTCGCTAACTGCATCAGAAGATTCAGAACAGGCAAAATTCAGTTACATCGATGCATGCATCCGAAGCGTCTAAAGCTTCATGCACAAGAACAGCGCGGATGATCATCACTGCGTACAACACTCCTAATGGCATGGCATAGTGAATTAATCTGAGTGATCGAATGGGGGTACCagtggttgcggcggcggcggcggcgccggcggatgACTCCTGCACGGCGCAGCAGGAGGCGACGGAGCGAGGGAAGGCGACGACGAGCGGAAGTCGCTTCGCGAAGAGCGGCGCGGCGGAGCACTTGCACCTCGCCGCCGCATGCCGGCCCGTGAGCGGCGGGCTCGTGAGCCTCGGCGAGTGCAGAGCCCGGGTCGCCATGGGACGAGTCTGTCGCGCAGCCGATCGACGCCTTCCGGTGGATGGGTCGCTGCTGTCCACTGGTTGGGTTGGGTGGCGCTGCGCCGACGCCGCTCTATCTGCAGCCTCTGCAGCCCGATGGAGAAGAGACCGGTGCAGCATGGCTGCCCGCCTCTGAGCCAGCCGTTTCCTCGTCTGCTGCTGTGGCTGACGACCTGCAACAAACGTGAGCCGCCCGATTAAAAACCGATGTTTCAGATCAACCCACAAGTTTGGATCGTCTGATTTCTGGAGAAGATAGACCACGTGTCATTTCATTTTATTCGCTAAAAAGCATTGCTATCTTCGGAATGGTTTAGATGATCCTTTACCGCTGATAAAAAAAATTGCGATGCTTTATCGCTGATAAATTGAAATAAtactagtttcatacttgttttcggtAAGGCAGACGTCAAGTGTGAACTTGaaggaatatttgttctacctttagctccacgttgagttcgacactcttatttatcaaaaaaggatacaaacgatcccctatacttgtgggttatctgttggaaatatgcccttgaggcaataataaaatggttattattgtatttccttgttcatgataattgtctattgttcatgctataattgtattaactggaaaccgcaatacatgtgtgaatacatggaccacaacatgtccctagtaagcctctagttgactagctcgttgatcaatagatggttatggtttcctgaccatggacattggatgtcattgataacgggatcacatcattaggagaatgatgtgatggacaagacccaatcctaagcatagcacaagatcgtgtagttcgtttgctaagagcttttctaatgtcaagtatcatttccttagaccatgaggttgtgcaactcccggataccgtaggaatgctttgggtgtaccaaacgtcacaacgtaactgggtggctataaaggtacactacaggtatctccgaaagtgtctgttgggttgacacgaatcgagactgggatttgtcactccgtatgacggagaggtatctctgggcccactcggtaatgcatcatcataatgagctcaatgtgactaagtagttagtcacgggatcatgcattatggaacgagtaaagtgacttgccggtaacgagattgaacgaggtattgggataccgacgatcgaatctcgggcaagtaacataccgatagacaaagggaattgtatacgggattgattgaatcctcgacatcgtggttcatccgatgagatcatcgaggagcatgtgggagccaacatgggtatccagatcacgctgttggttattgaccagagagtcgcctcggtcatgtctgcgtgtctcccgaacccgtagggtctacacacttaaggttcggtgacgctagggttgtagagatattagtatgcggtaacccgaaagttgttcggagtcccggatgagatcccggacatcacgaggagttccggaatggtccggaggtaaagatttgtatataggaagtccagtttcggccaccgggaaagtttcgggggtcaccggtattgtaccgggaccaccggaagggtcccgggggtccaccgggtggggccacctatcccggagggccccatggactgaagtgggaagggaaccagcccctggtgggctggtgcgcccccatgggcctccccctgcgcctagggttggaaaccctgggggtggggggcgccccacctgacttggggggcaagtttccccccttggccgccgccccccttgagattggatctctagggccggcgcccccgcccacagggcccctatataaagagggggggagggagggctgcgcacccaagcccctggcgcctccctctccccccgtaacacctctccctctcgttgagcttggcgaagccctgccgagatccccgctgcttccaccaccacgccgtcgtgctgctggatctccatcaacctctccttcccccttgctggatcaataaggaggagacgtctctcccaaccgtacgtgtgttgaacgcggaggtgccgtccgttcggcgctaggatcatcggtgatttggatcacgacgagtacgactccatcaaccccgttctctcgaacgcttccgctcgcgatctacaagggtatgtagatgcactccttccctctcgttgctagtaaactccatatattgatcttggtgatgcgtagaaaattttgaatttctgctacgttccccaacagtggcatcatgagctaggtctatgcgtagattctatgcacgagtagaacacaaagtagttgtgggcgatgatttgttcaatttgcttaccgttactagtcttatcttgattcggcggcattgtgggatgaagcggcccggaccgaccttacacgtactcttacgtgagacaggttccaccgactgacatgcacttgatgcataaggtggctagcgggtgtttgtctctcccactttagtcggatcagattcgatgaagagggtccttacgaagggtaaatagcaattggcatatcaccgttgtggcttttgcgtaggtaagaaacgttcttgctagaaacccatagcagccacgtaaaacatgcaacaacaattagaggacgtctaacttgtttttgcagggtatgctatgtgatgtgatatggccaaaaggatgtgatgaattatatatatgtgatgtatgagattgatcatgttcttgtaataggaatcacgacttgcatgtcgatgagtatgacaaccggcaggagccataggagttgtcttaatttattgtatgacctgcgtgtcaatgaaaacgccatgtaattactttactttattgctaactgttagccatagtagtagaagtaatagttggcgagacaacttcatgaagacacgatgatggagatcatgatgatggagatcatggtgtcatgccggtgacgaaggtgatcatgccgcgcctcgaagatggagatcaaaaggcgcaagatgatattggccatatcatgtcactttatgatttgcatgtgatgtttgtcatgtttacatcttatttgcttagaacgacggtagcataaataagatgatccctcactaaaatttcaagagatgtgttccccctaactatgcaccgttgcgaaggttcgttgtttcgaagcaccacgtgatgatcgggtgtgatagattctaacgttcgcatacaacgggtgtaagccagatttacacatgcgaaacacttaggttgacttgacgagcctagcatgtacagacatggcctcggaacacaagagaccgaaagatcgaacatgagtcgtatagtagatacgatcaacatggagatgttcaccgatgatgactagtccgtctcacgtgatgatcggacacggcctagttgactcggatcatgtatcacttagatgactagagggatgtctatctgagtgggagttcattaaataatcagatgaacttaattatcatcaacatagtcaaaaggtctttgcaaattatgtcgtagcttacgctttagttctactaagatatgttcctagagaaaatttagttgaaagttgatagtagcaattatgcggactgggtccgtaaactgaggattgtcctcattgctgcacagaaggcttatgtccttaatgcaccgctcggtgtgctgaacctcgagcgtcgtctgtagatgttgcgaaacatctgacatacacgttttgatgactacgtgatagttcagtgtgcaatgctaacggtttagaattgaggcgccaaagacgtttttgaaacgtcgtagaacatatgagatgttccaaagactgaaattgggattttagactagtgcccacgtcaagaggtatgagacctctgacaagtttcttaagcctgcaaactaagggagaaaagatcaatcgttgagcatgtgctcagattgtctgagtactacaatcgcttgaatcgagtgggagttaatcttccagatgagatagtgatggttctccatagtcactgccaccaagctattagagcttcgcgatgaactataacatattagggatagacatgatgatccttgagcaactcacgatgtttgacaccgcgaaagtagaaatcaagtaggagcatcaattgttgatggttagtaaaaccactagtttcaagaagggcaagggaaagaagggatacttcatgaaacggcaaatcagttgctgctctagtgaagaaacccaaggttgaacccaaacccgagactaagtgcttctgtaatgaggggaacggtcactgaagcagaactaccctagatacttggtagatgagaaggcagacaaggtcgacaaaagtatattggatatacattatattaatgtgtactttactagtactcctagtagcaccagggtattagataccggttcggttgctaagtgttggtaactcgaaataaaaggctacggaataaacggagactagctaaaggtgagatgacgatatgtgttggaagtgtttccaaggttgatgtgatcaaacatcgcacgctccctctaccatcgagattggtgttaaacctaaataatcgttatttggtgtttgcgttgagcatagacatgattggattatgtttatcgcaatacggtaattcatttaaggagaataatggttactctgttatttgagtaataccttcaatggtcttgcacctaaaatgaatggttcattgaatctcggtcgtagtgatacacatgttcatgccaaaagatataaaatagtaatgatagtaccacatacttgtggcactgccatttgagtcatattggtataaaacgcatgaagaagctccatgttgatggatctttggactcactcatttttgaaaagattgagacatgcgaaccatgtctattggtagatatgcatgaagaaactccatacagatggatcatttggactcacttgattttgaatcacttgagacatgcaaatcataacacatgggcaagatgactgaaaggcctcgttttcagtaagatggaacaagaaagcaacttgttggaagtaatacattttgatgtgtgcagtccaatgagtgctgaggcatgcagtggatatcgttatgttcttacttcacagatgatttgagtagatgctaagtatatttacttgatgaaacacaagtctgaattattgaaaggttcaagtaatttcagagtgaagtagaagatcgtcgtgacaagaggataaaatgtctatgatatgatcatagagatgaatatctgagttacgagtttggcacacaattaagacattgtggaaagtgtttcacaattaataccgcctagaacaccatagtgtgatggtgtgtctgaacatcataactgcaccctattggatatggtgcataccatgatgtctcttatcgaattacactatcatttatgggttaggcattagagacaaccgcattcactttaaatagggcaccaggcaattccgttgagacgacaccatatgaactatggtttagagaaacctaagctgtcgtttcttaaaagtttggggctgcgacgcttatgtgaaaaagtttcaggctgataagctcgaacccaaagcggataaatgcatcttcatagaatacccaaaacagttgggtatacctcctatttcagatctggaagcaaaagtgattgtttctagaaacgtgtcctttctcgaggaaaagtttctctcgaaagaattgagtgggaggatggtggagacttgatgaggttattgaaccgtcacttcaactagtttGTAGcggggcacaagaagttgttcctgtggagcctacaccaattgaagtggaagctgatgatagtgatcatgaaacttcagatcaagtcactaccaaacctcgtaggtcgacaaggatgcgtactacttcatagtggtacggtaatcctgtcttggaagtcatgttgttggacaacgatgaacctatgagctatgcagaagcgatggtgggcccagattccgacgaatggctcgaggccataaaatccgagagaggatccatgtataaaaacaaagtgtagactttggaagaactacttgatggtcgtaaggctgttgggtgtagatggattttaaaaggaagacggacaatgatggtaagtgtcaccattaagaaagctcgacttgtcgttaagatgttttccgacaagttcaaggagttgactacgatgagactttctcactcgtagtgatgctaagagtctgttggaattatattagcagttactgcattatttatgaaatcttgcagataggatgtcaaaacattgtttcctcaacgattttcttgaggaaaggttgtatgtgatacaaccagaaggttttgtcaatcctgaaagatgctaacaagtattcaaagctccagcaatccttctaaggactggagtaagcatctcggagttggaatatgcgctttgatgagatgatcaaagattttgggtttatacaaagtttatgagaaacttgtatttccaaagaagtgagtgggagcactatagatttttgatgagtatatgttgttaacatattgttgatcagaaatgatgtagaatttctggaaagcatacagggttatttgaaaagtgtttttcaattgaaaacctggattaagctacttgaacattgagcatcatgatctataaggatagatcaaagcGCTTAATAGAACTTTCagatgaatacataccgtgataagattttgaaggagttcaaaatagatcagcaaagaaggagttcttggctgtgttacaaggtgtgaatattgagtaagactcaaggcctgaccatggcagaagagagagaaatgacgaaggtcgtcccctatgctttagacgtaggctctacagtatgctatgctgtgtaccgcacctgaagtgtgccttgccatgaattagtcaaggggtacatgagtgatccaggaatggatcacatgacagcggtcgaacttatccttagtaactactggactaaggaattttctcgattatggaggtggtaaaagagttcgtcgtaaagggttacgtcgatgcaaactttgacattaatccggatgactctgagtagtaaaccggattcgtatagtagagcagttatttggaatagctccaagtagcacgtggtagctgcatctacaagatgacatagagatttgtaaagcacacacggatctgaaaggttcagacccgttgactaataacctttctcacaagcgagatatgaacaaaccccatgggtgttggattcattacaatcacatagtaatgtgaactagattattgactctagtgcaagtgggagactgttggaaatatgccctagaggcaataataaaatggttattattgtatttccttgttcatgataattgtctattgttcatgctataattgtattaactggaaaccgcaatacatgtgtgaatacatagaccacaacatgtccctagtaagcctctagttgactagctcgttgatcaatagatggttatggtttcctgaccatggacattggatgtcattgataacgggatcacatcattaggagaatgatgtgatggacaagacccaatcctaagcatagcacaagatcgtgtagttcgtttgctaagagcttttctaatgtcaagtatcatttccttagaccatgaggttgtgcaactcccggataccgtaggaatgctttgggtgtaccaaacgtcacaacgtaactgggtggctataaaggtacactacaggtatcttcgaaagtgtctgttgggttggcacgaatcgag contains:
- the LOC109745227 gene encoding uncharacterized protein, giving the protein MLHRSLLHRAAEAADRAASAQRHPTQPVDSSDPSTGRRRSAARQTRPMATRALHSPRLTSPPLTGRHAAARCKCSAAPLFAKRLPLVVAFPRSVASCCAVQESSAGAAAAAATTVSETKDAGGDKKEAAAAEAKPAAKPAAAKPKKAPPKPLPEMMEEEIIPPLKTALEAEEDVSQVVLTFQNNTLEGSFVKEDIPYYFWAFFPQGDLTGPKGFAMTSYSMEVSTIEPFLIDEKRITPQYVVFWVHKRLAGQGVLPVWRAEDLSPAPAE